From the Nostoc sp. PCC 7107 genome, the window CAAGTGGTGTGATTATTTGCCTTGGTTATATTTTCGGGTTGTTGTTTACGGCTGTTCCTTGGGGTGGGGTGTGGATTTTAATTGTGGCAATACTGGGAGCAGTTTTTTTGAGAAAACGCACCACAGCACCTCAGCCACAAGAAAGCAATGGAAACAAAGGTAAAGCTACAGCAAATATTTGGCAATCATTTCCCCATCCGCGAGTCTGGCTAATTGCTGGTTTGGTAGGATTACTGGCGACTTTTTATTTGCAATGGCGATCGCCACAACCAAGTGTAAAAGATATTAGTCAATTTGTGCCAGCAGATAGCGTGTCAAATCAAGAACAATTATTTATTGTTCGCGGTGAAGTAGAAAGTAGCCCTCGGTTAACTCGCAGTCAACGGGGACAATTTTGGTTAGCTGCAACGCAGTTAGATGAAATTAAAAATGGTAATGGCCCAGCCAGTGTACCCAAAGGAGTTACAGGTAAGTTATATGTGACTTTACCACTGCTGCAAGCGACTGGCTTACATCCTGGACAAGAAATTGCGGTTACGGGGATTTTATATAAACCAAAAGCCGCTTCTAACCCTGGCGCTTTCGATTTTCAAAAGTATCTCAAACAGGAAGGATCATTTGCTGGTTTGCTAGGAAGGCAGATAAATATTGTCAATGACGATGATAAATGGGGATGGTGGCAAATTCGGGAGCGAATTTTGAAATCGCAAGTCCAAAGTTTAGGAATTCCCGTAGGGCCACTTGTAAGTGCAATGGTTTTGGGTAGTAAAGCTGTCGATTTACCCTACGATATTCGTGATTTATTTGTCAAAGCTGGAATGGCTCATGCTTTGGCTGCATCTGGGTTTCAAACTTCGTTAATTTTGGGTGTGATATTACAGTTAACCAAACGGACAAATAAAGCCACTCAATTTATTTGTGGTTTTTTAGGTTTAATTATTTTCCTCAGTTTGTCAGGATTTCAACCTGCGGTACTCCGAGCCGTAATTATGGGTAGTGCAGCTTTAGTTGGTTTGTTATTAGATAGAAAAGTAAAACAGTTTGGTTCGCTATTATTAGCCGCCACATTACTATTATTATTTAACCCGTTATGGATTTGGGATTTAGGATTTCAACTGAGTTTTTTAGCAACATTAGGATTAATTGTTACTGTACCAGCGATAACTGAAAAACTGAATTGGCTACCACCTGCGATCGCTTCTTTAATTGCTGTACCTTTAGCAGCAACAATTTGGACTTTACCTATCCAACTTTCGGTGTTTGGTGTAGTACCTGCTTACAGTTTGTTGCTGAATATGATGACTACACCCTTCATTTCAGTGATTAGTATTGGGGGAATTATGAGTGCGATCGCTGCATTAGCATCTTCTAGTTTGGGAAGTGCGATCGCTGGAGTCCTAAAATATCCTAGTGATTGGTTAATTCAGTTAGTCGAATTTTTTAGTAGCTTACCAGGAAACTCCTTAGTAGTAGGCAGTATTTCAACTTGGCAAATGTTAGCAGTGTATGTGTTAATTCTCTTAACTTGCTTAGTTAAATGGTGGCAGAAACGCTGGTGGTTTACTGGTTTAATCATATTTGGTTTAGTACTCGTCCCAGCTTGGCATTCAGCAAATACATTATTTCGGGTAACAGTCTTAGAAGCTGGTGCAGAACCAGTGGTAGTGATTCAAGATAAAGGCAATGTCACCTTAATCAACAGTGGCGATGAGGGTACAGGACGTTACACAATTGTCCCATTTTTGCAACAGCAAGGTGTGAATAAAATTGAATGGGCGATCGCCAGTGATTTTGATAACAATGATAATAATGCTTGGTTAGAAGTAATCCAAAGCCTGCCTATCAAAAACTTCTACAAATACTCTCTTAAACCAGAAACTAACCTTGCGAGTCAAGAAATTCAACAGAAAATTCAAAAGCATCAAGGTATCTACCAAACTGTGATACCAGGACAACAAGTAGTAACAGGT encodes:
- a CDS encoding ComEC/Rec2 family competence protein yields the protein MLQTSGVIICLGYIFGLLFTAVPWGGVWILIVAILGAVFLRKRTTAPQPQESNGNKGKATANIWQSFPHPRVWLIAGLVGLLATFYLQWRSPQPSVKDISQFVPADSVSNQEQLFIVRGEVESSPRLTRSQRGQFWLAATQLDEIKNGNGPASVPKGVTGKLYVTLPLLQATGLHPGQEIAVTGILYKPKAASNPGAFDFQKYLKQEGSFAGLLGRQINIVNDDDKWGWWQIRERILKSQVQSLGIPVGPLVSAMVLGSKAVDLPYDIRDLFVKAGMAHALAASGFQTSLILGVILQLTKRTNKATQFICGFLGLIIFLSLSGFQPAVLRAVIMGSAALVGLLLDRKVKQFGSLLLAATLLLLFNPLWIWDLGFQLSFLATLGLIVTVPAITEKLNWLPPAIASLIAVPLAATIWTLPIQLSVFGVVPAYSLLLNMMTTPFISVISIGGIMSAIAALASSSLGSAIAGVLKYPSDWLIQLVEFFSSLPGNSLVVGSISTWQMLAVYVLILLTCLVKWWQKRWWFTGLIIFGLVLVPAWHSANTLFRVTVLEAGAEPVVVIQDKGNVTLINSGDEGTGRYTIVPFLQQQGVNKIEWAIASDFDNNDNNAWLEVIQSLPIKNFYKYSLKPETNLASQEIQQKIQKHQGIYQTVIPGQQVVTGLTVAQLIKEQLPVLYLQIQNQTWLLVGDVEPQEIERLTKVGSLPRPQVLWCSPESLKDLIKLFQPKVAIATSTNLDPKIISELKKNPTQVFFTGHDGAIQWTPNGQFESFIQETENKSSVL